A region of the Paracoccaceae bacterium genome:
GTCAGCATCCCGCCCTGGTCGAAGCCGACATAGCCCGGAGGCGCGCCGATCAGACGGGAAACGGCGTGCTTCTCCATGTATTCCGACATGTCGAAGCGCAGCAGTTCCACGCCCAGGCTGGAGGCCAGCTGCTTGGCGACCTCGGTCTTGCCGACGCCGGTCGGGCCCGCGAACAGGTAGTTGCCGATGGGCTTTTCCGGCTCGCGCAGGCCCGCGCGTGCCAGCTTGATCGCCGAGCAGAGCGATTCCACCGCCTTGTCCTGGCCGAAGACGACGCGCTTCAGCGTCTTTTCCAGATCGCGCAGGGTTTCCGCATCGTCCTTGCTGACGGTCTTGGGCGGAATCCGGGCGATCTTGGCCACCACCGCCTCGATCTCCTTCGGGCCGATGGTCTTGCGGCGCTTCGATTCCGACACGAGGTGCTGCGCCGCGCCGGCCTCGTCGATGACGTCGATGGCCTTGTCGGGCAGCTTGCGGTCATGGATGTAGCGCGCGGCCAGTTCCACCGCGGACTTGATCGCCTCGGAGGTGTAGCGCAGGTCGTGATGTTCCTCGAAATAGGGCTTCAGGCCCATGAGGATCTTGATCGAATCCTCCACCGAAGGCTCGTTCACGTCGATCTTCTGGAACCGGCGCGACAGCGCGCGATCCTTCTCGAAGTGCTGGCGGAATTCCTTGTAGGTGGTCGAGCCCATGCAGCGCAGCTTGCCGCCCTGCAGCGCGGGTTTCAGCAGGTTGGAGGCATCCATGGCCCCGCCGCTGGTGGCGCCCGCGCCGATCACGGTATGGATCTCGTCGATGAACAGGATCGCGTCGGGGTGATCCTCCATCTCCTTGACCACGGCCTTCAGGCGTTCCTCGAAATCACCGCGATACCGTGTGCCGGCCAGAAGCGCGCCCATGTCGAGGCTGTAGATCGTGGCGCCTGCCAGAACCTCGGGCACCTCGTGCTTGACGATCTTCCATGCCAGGCCTTCGGCGATGGCGGTCTTGCCCACGCCGGGGTCGCCCACCAGAAGCGGGTTGTTCTTGCGGCGGCGGCACAGCACCTGGATGCAGCGCTCGACCTCCATGTCGCGGCCGATCAGGGGGTCCACGTCGCCCTTCCGGGCCTTCACGTTCAGATCGACGCAGTATTTCGACAGAGCGGATTCCTTGGCCTCGCCCGCCTCGGCCTTGGGGGTTTCCTGCGGTTCATCGGCGCCGGTCACCGGCCGGCTTTCGCCATAGGACGGATCCTTGGCCACGCCATGCGCGATGAAGTTCACCGCGTCGTAGCGCGTCATGTCCTGTTCCTGCAGGAAATAGGCGGCGTTCGATTCACGTTCGGCAAAGATCGCGACCAGCACGTTGGCACCCGTGACCTCGGTCCGGCCGGAGGATTGCACATGGATCGCCGCACGCTGGATCACCCGCTGGAAGGCGGCGGTGGGCACCGCCTCGGACCCCTCGACATCGGTCACGAGCGTCGAGAGATCGTCGTCGATGAAGTCCTGCAGCGTCTTGCGCAGCTCGTCGAGGTTGACCGAGCAGGCCTTCATCACCCGCGCGGCATCGGGTTCGTCGATCAGTGCGAGCAGAAGATGCTCGAGGGTCGCGAGTTCATGGCGGCGCGCATTTGCAAGGGCAAGTGCGCCGTGGATGGCCTGCTCGAGGGTCTGGGAAAATGACGGCACGTTCCGGTGCTCCTGTCCTGCGGGTCCGGGGGGCTTGCAGCCCCGCCGAAGCCTGGCCTCATGAAGGTTAAACTTCGGTTCTTTTGGCCGGGCTTCAAGTGGTATTTTCGGAAGTCGCCCGAACATCGGGCGAACGCCGCGAAAAGTGACAGAAGTGCTGCGGCGCCGTCGAGGATGCGCCTAGAATCTGTCCTTCGCCGCGCGGATCGCGGCAAAGACGGCGGCGTCGGGCGCGTCGGCCAGGCCCATGACCGCCTTGAGCGCGGGCAGATGTGCCCGCAGGTAGGGGTTGGTTCGCCGTTCCTCCGCAAGAAGGGACGGCACGGTCGGGCGGCCTGCCGTGCGCAGGGACGCCACCGTCTCGGATCGCGAGATAATGTCGGGATTGGCCGGTTCAAGGGACAGCGCGAAACGCAGGTTGGCGGCGGTGTATTCGTGGCCGGACGCGATGCGCGTATCGTCCGGCAGCGCCGCCAGCCGCAACAGCCCGGCGTGGTAGTCGGGGGCGTTGCCCTCGAACATCCGCCCGCAGCCTGCGGCCATCAGGCTGTCGCCGGTGAAGGCGATGGCCGCAGCGGGCAGGTGAAAGGCCACATGCCCCACCGTATGGCCCGATACGTCGATCACATGCACCCGTTCCCCCGCGAATTCGAAGGACTCGCCGGGCCGGACGGCACGGTCCAGCGGCGGCAGCCGATGCGCGTCCGCCGCCGCGCCCGTGACCCTCGCACCCGTGGCGGCCACGATATCGGCCAGCCCGCCGACATGGTCGCGGTGGTGGTGGGTGATCCAGACGTCGGTCAGCCGCCAGCCACGGGCGGCCAGCGCGGCCAGGATCGGCGCCGGCTCGGGCACATCGGCCAGGGCGGTGGCGCCCGAGGATGGGTCGTGCAGAAGAAAGGCGTAGTTGTCCGACAGGCAGGGCACGGTCAGCAGTTCGAATGTCATGGTCTTGCCCCTCGTCCTTGCCTATCCTGCGTCGACCCTGACCGGAAAGTCCCAGGCCCGCAATGCACCTCGACGTGCTCGACCTGCGCAACTTCTACTACCGTACCCCGCTGGGCCGCGTGGCGCAGCGGGCGATCCGCGACCAGGTGGTGGCGATGTGGGGTGACCACAAGGGGCAATCGGTGGCGGGCTTCGGCTTTGCCGCGCCGCTGCTGCGGCCCTTCCTGCCCGATGCGGCGCGCGTCGTCGCCCTGATGCCGGCACCGCAGGGGGTGATGCCCTGGCCCGCCGGAATGGAGAACGTGTCGGTCCTGTGCGAGGAAACGCAGTGGCCGCTTGCGGGCGGGTCGATTGACAAGCTGGTGATGCTGCACGGGCTGGAAACCTCGGAACATCCCGGCGCGGTCCTGGACGAGGGCGCGCGGGTGCTGGCACCTGGCGGCCGGGCGCTGTTCGTGGTGCCCGCGCGTGGCGGCATCTGGGCGCGGGCCGATGGCACGCCCTTCGGTTTCGGGCGCCCCTACACCGCGCGCCAGCTGGAGGCGCAGCTTGTCCGGCACGGCTTTACCCCGGAGCGCAGCATCTCGGCGCTTTATGCGCCGCCGTCCCAGGCCCGGTTCTGGCTGCGCACGTCGGCCTTCTGGGAGCGGATGGGGCGCCGCGTGCTGCCATGGCGGGCGGGTGGCGTGCTGATGGTCGAGGCCACGAAACAGGTGTGGCAGCCGCGGCGCGGGGGGCTTGGCGCCACGGTGCGCAAGCCGCTGGGCGTGCTGGAGGGCATCGGCCAGCCGCGCCCGCAGCCCGCCCGGACGCCGGGGCTGGGCCGGATGGCGGAGTGAAGGCGGGCCGGAGTGCACCCCGGCCCGCGATCCGTGCCGGCCGCGTCAGTCGCCCAGATCCTCGGGCAGCAGCAGGTTCAGGACAATGGCGATGGCCGCCGCGGGCAGCAGACCCGAGGTCAGCAGGATCTGTGCCGTCCGCCCCATGTGCTGAAGCGCTGCGGGTTCCAGTTGCAGGCCGAGGCTGATCGACAGCGCGGTGGCGAAGATCACCATGTTGCGGCGGTTCCACCGCACCTCGGACAGCATGTTGACACCGCTGGCGCAGACCATGCCGAACATCACGATCACTCCGCCGCCCAGCACGTTGATCGGCACGGTGTTGATCGCCGCGCCGATCTTCGGGATCAGGCCGCAGACGATCAGGAACACCGCGCCGATGGTCACGACATGGCGGCTCATCAGGCCCGTCATGGCGATCAGGCCGACGTTCTGGCTGAACGAGGTGTTGGGCAGGCCACCGAAGACCCCGGCAATCGCCGTGCCCGCACCGTCGGCAAAGGTCGCGCCGGTGATCTCGCGATCCGTGGCCTCGCGCCCGGCGCCGCCCTTGGTGATCCCCGAGGTATCGCCGACCGTCTCGATCGCCGAGACGATGGCCATGAAGCACATGCCAAGGATGATCGCGGTGTTGAACTCGAACCCCCACTTGAACGGCATCGGCGGCGCGAACACCCCGGCGCGCTCGATGGGCGTCAGGTTGACCTGGCCCATGGCGAAGGCCACGACATAGCCCGCGATCAGGCCGATCAGGACGGCCGCGATGGCCATGAAGCCGCGTGCGAAGAACTTGACCGCCAGCGTGACCAGCACGACGACGATGGCGGGCGCCCACATGGCAAGGCTGCCGAAACGCACCTGCGACCAGTCGACCGGCGTTCCGGCGGCCTGCGCGGCGGCGATGGCGCGCTGCCCCGCCTCAAGCGCGGGCACGCCGCCCGCCGCATACTGGATGCCGACCTTGACCAGTGCGAGGCCGATCATCAGCACGATCAGCCCGGTGACCAGCGGCGGCAGCGCATAGCGGATGCGCCCGACAAAGAACCCCAGACAGAAATGGAACAGGCCGCCGATCACGACGCCGGTCATCAGCCCTGCAAGACCCGCCGAACCCATGCCCGCCACCGCCGGGATCATCACCGGGACAAAGGCGAAGGACGTGCCCTGCACGATGGGCAGCCTTGCCCCGACCGGGCCCATCCCGATGGTCTGGAACAGCGTGGCGATGCCTGCGAACAGCATCGACATCTGGATCATGTAGGTCATGTCCGGAAAGCCGAGGGCCGCCTGATCGGACCCGAATCCGATCCCGGCTGCGCCGCAGACGATGATGGCGGGCGTGACGTTCGAGACGAACATCGCCAGAACGTGCTGGATGCCCAGCGGAACCGCCTGGGCAAGCGGGGGCATGTAGTCGGGGTCGCGCATTTCCTGCGCGGACCCCAGCGAGGTCGCGGTCATGGCTTGATCCTTTCCCTGGGGGACATGTTGTTCTCGCCGTCTCCGCTCCCTCCCCCCGGAGGCGGTCCGGTCAGGTGGCGCCGGTCAGGGCGCCGTCACCGTCCACGGTTCCGTGAACCGGTGTTCTTCGAGGTTCGTGCCCGGTCCGATGCGATCGACCACGGCAAACAGTCCGGGCGCATGAAGCGGCGTCAACACGCCGTGCCAGGTTCCGCGGTTCAGGTTGATGCCCTGCGCGCCATTCGTCATGAAGGCCAGCGGCTCTGCCTGCGGATCGGGCGCCACGATGACCAGAAAGGGATGCTGCGTCATCGGCAGGAAGGCCTGGCTGCCCTCGGGGTGGCGCTCGATCAGGTCGAAGGCGTAGGGCAGGGCCCTGGGTTCGGCGTGAAAGACCGAGATGCCCGCCCGCCCGTCCGCGAAGTCGAGCGTCGCGCGGTCGTGATGGCGGCGGCAGAGCCCGGCGTTGATCAGGCGGAATTCGCACGCCGCATCCAGCACCTGGCCATAGGGTGCGAAGGCGGCGGCGGTCAGGGGGGCAGGGCGGATTGTCTTCATGCCGGGCGCCCGTCCGCTGTCGCCGTCCGCCCTGCGGCGCCTGCGCGGGTCACCTTGCCCCCCTGTCGGCCAGCGCCCCGCGCAGGTTGGCGTGACGGTTGACATCCTTGTAGAGCAGATAGCGGAACCGCCCCGGCCCCCCGGCATAGCAGGCCTGCGGGCAGAAGGCGCGCAGCCACATGTAGTCGCCCGTCTCGACCTCGACCCAGTCGCGGTTCAGCCGGTAGACGGCCTTGCCCTCGAGCACATAGAGACCGTGTTCCATCACATGCGTCTCCTCGAAGGGGATCAGCCCGCCGGGTTCGAAGGTGACGATGTTGACATGCATGTCATGGCGCAGGTCGTCATGGGCCACGAAACGGCTGGTCGCCCAGCGACCCTGCGTGCCCGGCATCGCCCCCGGCGTGACGTGCTGTTCGTTGGTGACGAAGGCGGGCGGCGGCGTCAGGCCGGGGGCGGGTTGCCACAGCTTGCGGATCCAGTGGAAACCGGCGGGCGTGGTGCCACCGTTGCGCAGCCGCCAGGGGGTGCCGGGGGGCAGATAGGCATAGCCGCCGGGCGCGAGGGCATGGGTTTCGTCGCCGATTGTCAGCGTCGGGCGACCCGTCGTGACAAAGATCACGCCCTGCGCGCCGTCCTCGGGTTCGGGCGCATCCGACCCGCCGCCCGGGGCCACGTCCATCACGTAGTGCGAGAAGGTCTCGGAAAAGCCGGTCATCGGGCGGGCGATGATCCAGGCGCGCGTCGCGTCCCATCCGGGCAGATAGCTGGTCACGATGTCCGACATGACGCCGCGCGGGATCACCGCATAGGCCTCGGTGAACACGGCCCGCCCGGTGTGCAGCGCGGTCTGTGGCGGCAGCCCGTCGGCGGGCAGCGCGTAGCTTGTCATGGCAGCATGTCCTTCAGGCGCAGTTCGGCGATCCGCTCGACCTGCGCACAGGCGGTGGCAAACTCGGTTTCGGTGTCGTTCGCGATGCGGCGGCGGAAGGCCGCAAGGATGGTGTCGCGGGTGTTGTCGCGCACCGCGATGATGAAGGGAAAGCCGTGGCGCGCGACATAGTCGGCGTTCAGCCGCTGGAAGGTCGCGCGGTCGTCGTCGGTCAGCGCGTCAAGTGCTGCAGAGGCCTGTTCGGCGGTCGACTCGGCCGTCAGCCTCCGCGCCTGTGCCAGCTTGCCGGCCAGATCGGGGTGGGCGCGCAGCACGCCCAGGCGTTCGTCGCGGCTGGCCGAACGGAACGCGCGGGCCAGCGCGTTGTGCAGCCCCGTGGCGGTGTCATGCGCGGGTCCGAGTTCCAGCCCGTGCGCGCGCTCGGCGATCCAGGGCGAATGTTCGAACACGCCTCCGAAACGGGCGACAAAGGCCGTGCGGTCCATCCGCGAGGGCCGTTCGCGCCGCACCGGCGGGTTCTCGCGCGCCCAGTGGGCGGCGATCTGGCCGCGCGTTGCAAACCACGCGCCCCCCTTCTGCGCGGCATGGTCGAGGAACCGCGCCAGACCCGCGATCTTGCCCGGGCGGCCGATCAGGCGGCAGTGCAATCCGACCGAGAACATCCGGCCGCCTTCGGAATGCAGGACGTCGAAACTGTCGCAGAGGTAGTCGCCGAACTCGCGCCCCGTGACATAGCCCGGCGCCGTCGCAAAGCGCATGTCGTTGGCTTCCAGCGTGTAGGGGATCACCAGTTGGTCGCGGCCGCCGATGTCGGTCCAGTAGGGCAGGTCATCGTCATAGGTGTCGGAAATCCAGTCGAACTGACCGGTCTCTGCTGTCAGCCGGACGGTGTTGACCGAGCATCGCCCGGTGTACCAGCCGCGCGGCGGTTCGCCGGTCACCTCGGCATGCAGGCGGATGGCCTCGGCGATCTGGCGGCGCTCCTCGTCTTCCGGCATGTCGCGGTGATCGACCCATTTCAGCCCGTGCGACGCGATTTCCCATCCCGCGGACTTCATCGCCGCCACCTGGCCCGGGGCGCGGGCCAGCGCGCTGGCCACGCCATAGATCGTGACGGGCAGGCCGCGCGTCGTGAACAGGCGATGCAGGCGCCAGAAACCCGCACGCGCGCCATAGTCGTAGATCGATTCCATGTTCCAGTGGCGCATCCCCGGCCAGGGCGCCGCGCCCGCGATGTCGGACAGGAACGCCTCGGACTGGCCGTCGCCGTGCAGGATGCTGTTTTCGCCGCCCTCCTCATAGTTCAGCACCAGACTGACCGCGACGCGGGCATCGCCAGGCCAGCGGGCATCGGGCGGGGTGGGGCCGTGACCATGGAAATCGCGGGGATAGCGCAGCAAGGCGGCCTCCTGTCATTTTGGATGACGGTAGGGCAGAAATCGCGGGGGCGGTTTCAAATTTTCCGCGAAGGTCCTTATCGGCGCCGCGGCAGTCGCGCGGTGGGGCGGTCGCGCATAGACTGCCCGGGAAACGGTCGGAGGATGGATGATGGCGGACGGACGGTTGACCACGCATGTGCTGGACAC
Encoded here:
- the puuE gene encoding allantoinase PuuE, translating into MLRYPRDFHGHGPTPPDARWPGDARVAVSLVLNYEEGGENSILHGDGQSEAFLSDIAGAAPWPGMRHWNMESIYDYGARAGFWRLHRLFTTRGLPVTIYGVASALARAPGQVAAMKSAGWEIASHGLKWVDHRDMPEDEERRQIAEAIRLHAEVTGEPPRGWYTGRCSVNTVRLTAETGQFDWISDTYDDDLPYWTDIGGRDQLVIPYTLEANDMRFATAPGYVTGREFGDYLCDSFDVLHSEGGRMFSVGLHCRLIGRPGKIAGLARFLDHAAQKGGAWFATRGQIAAHWARENPPVRRERPSRMDRTAFVARFGGVFEHSPWIAERAHGLELGPAHDTATGLHNALARAFRSASRDERLGVLRAHPDLAGKLAQARRLTAESTAEQASAALDALTDDDRATFQRLNADYVARHGFPFIIAVRDNTRDTILAAFRRRIANDTETEFATACAQVERIAELRLKDMLP
- a CDS encoding (S)-ureidoglycine aminohydrolase, which codes for MTSYALPADGLPPQTALHTGRAVFTEAYAVIPRGVMSDIVTSYLPGWDATRAWIIARPMTGFSETFSHYVMDVAPGGGSDAPEPEDGAQGVIFVTTGRPTLTIGDETHALAPGGYAYLPPGTPWRLRNGGTTPAGFHWIRKLWQPAPGLTPPPAFVTNEQHVTPGAMPGTQGRWATSRFVAHDDLRHDMHVNIVTFEPGGLIPFEETHVMEHGLYVLEGKAVYRLNRDWVEVETGDYMWLRAFCPQACYAGGPGRFRYLLYKDVNRHANLRGALADRGAR
- a CDS encoding methyltransferase domain-containing protein; translated protein: MHLDVLDLRNFYYRTPLGRVAQRAIRDQVVAMWGDHKGQSVAGFGFAAPLLRPFLPDAARVVALMPAPQGVMPWPAGMENVSVLCEETQWPLAGGSIDKLVMLHGLETSEHPGAVLDEGARVLAPGGRALFVVPARGGIWARADGTPFGFGRPYTARQLEAQLVRHGFTPERSISALYAPPSQARFWLRTSAFWERMGRRVLPWRAGGVLMVEATKQVWQPRRGGLGATVRKPLGVLEGIGQPRPQPARTPGLGRMAE
- a CDS encoding ureidoglycolate lyase, producing the protein MKTIRPAPLTAAAFAPYGQVLDAACEFRLINAGLCRRHHDRATLDFADGRAGISVFHAEPRALPYAFDLIERHPEGSQAFLPMTQHPFLVIVAPDPQAEPLAFMTNGAQGINLNRGTWHGVLTPLHAPGLFAVVDRIGPGTNLEEHRFTEPWTVTAP
- the gloB gene encoding hydroxyacylglutathione hydrolase yields the protein MTFELLTVPCLSDNYAFLLHDPSSGATALADVPEPAPILAALAARGWRLTDVWITHHHRDHVGGLADIVAATGARVTGAAADAHRLPPLDRAVRPGESFEFAGERVHVIDVSGHTVGHVAFHLPAAAIAFTGDSLMAAGCGRMFEGNAPDYHAGLLRLAALPDDTRIASGHEYTAANLRFALSLEPANPDIISRSETVASLRTAGRPTVPSLLAEERRTNPYLRAHLPALKAVMGLADAPDAAVFAAIRAAKDRF
- a CDS encoding purine permease, which encodes MTATSLGSAQEMRDPDYMPPLAQAVPLGIQHVLAMFVSNVTPAIIVCGAAGIGFGSDQAALGFPDMTYMIQMSMLFAGIATLFQTIGMGPVGARLPIVQGTSFAFVPVMIPAVAGMGSAGLAGLMTGVVIGGLFHFCLGFFVGRIRYALPPLVTGLIVLMIGLALVKVGIQYAAGGVPALEAGQRAIAAAQAAGTPVDWSQVRFGSLAMWAPAIVVVLVTLAVKFFARGFMAIAAVLIGLIAGYVVAFAMGQVNLTPIERAGVFAPPMPFKWGFEFNTAIILGMCFMAIVSAIETVGDTSGITKGGAGREATDREITGATFADGAGTAIAGVFGGLPNTSFSQNVGLIAMTGLMSRHVVTIGAVFLIVCGLIPKIGAAINTVPINVLGGGVIVMFGMVCASGVNMLSEVRWNRRNMVIFATALSISLGLQLEPAALQHMGRTAQILLTSGLLPAAAIAIVLNLLLPEDLGD
- the clpA gene encoding ATP-dependent Clp protease ATP-binding subunit ClpA codes for the protein MPSFSQTLEQAIHGALALANARRHELATLEHLLLALIDEPDAARVMKACSVNLDELRKTLQDFIDDDLSTLVTDVEGSEAVPTAAFQRVIQRAAIHVQSSGRTEVTGANVLVAIFAERESNAAYFLQEQDMTRYDAVNFIAHGVAKDPSYGESRPVTGADEPQETPKAEAGEAKESALSKYCVDLNVKARKGDVDPLIGRDMEVERCIQVLCRRRKNNPLLVGDPGVGKTAIAEGLAWKIVKHEVPEVLAGATIYSLDMGALLAGTRYRGDFEERLKAVVKEMEDHPDAILFIDEIHTVIGAGATSGGAMDASNLLKPALQGGKLRCMGSTTYKEFRQHFEKDRALSRRFQKIDVNEPSVEDSIKILMGLKPYFEEHHDLRYTSEAIKSAVELAARYIHDRKLPDKAIDVIDEAGAAQHLVSESKRRKTIGPKEIEAVVAKIARIPPKTVSKDDAETLRDLEKTLKRVVFGQDKAVESLCSAIKLARAGLREPEKPIGNYLFAGPTGVGKTEVAKQLASSLGVELLRFDMSEYMEKHAVSRLIGAPPGYVGFDQGGMLTDGVDQHPHCVLLLDEIEKAHPDVYNILLQVMDHGKLTDHNGRQVDFRNVILILTTNAGASDMAKAAIGFGRDKRSGEDTAAIERLFTPEFRNRLDAVISFAPLAKETIMQVVEKFVLQLEAQLMDRGVHIELTPEAAAWLGDKGYDDKMGARPLARVIQEHVKKPLAEELLFGKLMKGGVVRVGLKDDAIDLQIEGPQKPRLTGSKPPLLTAE